One Anastrepha obliqua isolate idAnaObli1 chromosome 6, idAnaObli1_1.0, whole genome shotgun sequence DNA window includes the following coding sequences:
- the LOC129249870 gene encoding putative nuclease HARBI1 — translation MGYPQCIGAIDGCHIEIHPRKEEAIDYYNYKGWYSVVLLALVDAKYRFAYIHCGSPGRCNDSGIFEKSSLKRELQSCALLDELSLLYGSTKIPVHIIGDSAFRLSQHLMKPYPTKSRIGLNLKNNFSPEQ, via the exons ATGGGCTATCCACAATGTATTGGAGCAATAG ATGGATGTCATATTGAAATTCATCCAAGAAAGGAAGAAGCCATTGATTACTACAACTACAAAGGGTGGTATTCCGTAGTACTATTGGCTTTGGTAGACGCAAAATATAGATTTGCTTATATACATTGCGGCAGTCCTGGAAGATGCAACGACTccggaatttttgaaaaatcatcgCTAAAGCGCGAGTTGCAAAGTTGTGCACTTCTTGATGAATTGAGCTTGCTGTATGGATCCACGAAAATACCAGTCCATATTATAGGGGACTCTGCTTTTCGTCTCTCTCAGCATTTAATGAAGCCATATCCTACAAAGAGTCGAATTGGTTTAAATCTGAAAAACAACTTTTCACCagaacaataa